CCTGCTCCATCGCGACGTCGTAGACGACTCCCGTGATGGGCTCGCCCCTGCCCGGGTCCTTGATCGACACGGTGCGGTCGAGCATCTGCCCCATGACGAGCGTCTCGGTCGAGCGCTGCTCGAAGCGCCGCATGTTGAGCAGGCCCGTCGTGTGCACCTGGCCGCTGTCGATGGCGGTGATCCGGGTCATCGGCACGAAGATCCGGCGCCGGCCGAAGACCTCGGCGACCATGCCGAGCACCCGCGGCTGGCTCGTCTCGGTGCGGAGCGCGACGACCAGGTCGCGCACCTTGGCCACCTGGTCGCCCTGGGGGTCGAAGATCGGCAGCCCGACGAGCCGGGCCACGAAGACGCGGGTCGGGGTGGTGCTCACGTCCGCAACCGTAGCGTGCGGGCAACGCGCGGAGTCGGGCCCACACCGGGCACCTGATGTTACGCTTGCGCCGCAGGAGTCACTCCTGTCACATCGATCGAGCCCGGGCCCGTGTGCTCCGGGGCCCGGTCGGGTCACCTCGACAAACGCCACTTCCCCGACGACTGTGAGGCCCCACGTCATGTTCGGCTCGTCCCTGTTCCGCCTCCCGCGCCCGTCCCGTCCCGCCCGGCGCCTCGGCGCCGTGGCCCTGACGCTCGCGACCGGGCTCGCCCTCGCCCCTGCCGGCGGGGTGTCGTCCGCCTCCGCCGTCGCCGTCACCGACGATGCCCTCCAGACCACGCCGGCCACGGCGTTCCGCGTCGGCACCTTCAACGTCCTCGGAGCCGACCACACGGCCCCCGGCGGCAACCGCAAGGGCTGGGACCCGGGCGTCGTCCGGATGGACCGCGTGGTCAGCCTCATCGGCGAGCACGAGCTCGACGTGGTGGGCTTCCAGGAGTTCCAGCCGCCGCAGGCGACGCGGTTCCAGGAGCTGACCGGGACGTCCTGGCAGACCTACCCCGGCCTCGACGCGACGGTGGGGCCCTCGGTCAACTCGATCGGGTGGCGCACCGACGTGTGGCAGCTGCTCGAGTCCCGCACGCTCCCGATCCCGTACTTCTCCGGCGCGCCCAGCCGGATGCCGGCCGTCCTGCTGCAGAACATCGAGACCGGCCGTCGGGTGTGGTTCTTCAACACCCACAACCCCGCCGACGTCCGCGGCCCGGCGCAGCAGTGGCGCGACGCCGGCTTCGCGATGGAGGCTGCGCTCGCCAACGAGCTGCGGGCGACGCACCCGGACGCGGCGTTCATCTCCCTGGGCGACAAGAACGACCGCGCCCGCTACTACTGCTCGGTCGCGATGGCCGCCGACATGTGGTCCGCGAGCGGCGGCTGGACCGACGGCACGAGCTGCTCGGCCCCGGCCGGCGGCGCGATCGACTGGATCCTGGGCACCAAGAACGTCTACTTCAACGGCTACACCCGGCTGTGGAACGACTACGTCTCACAGACCAGCGACCACCCGCTCTACTACGCCAACGCCGTCGTCCCGGCCTCGGCCCCGCCGGCCGTCGACCACGTCGTCGTCGTGGCGGTGCCGGGCCTGACGTCCACCGTCGCGCGGAGCCTCGCTCCCGACGTCGCCGAGCTCGGCCGCCTGTCCGCCAACGGCGCCTCGACGCTGAACGCCCGGACGGTCGCCGAGAACACCGGCCCGGACGCCAACCTCGTCTCGCTGCTCACCGGCCGGCGCGTGTTCCCCAAGCAGGGCGGCCACGGCGTCGGCTCCACGAAGGCCCTCCCCTCGACGGTGCACCAGTCGGCCGGGCAGTACGTCTCCGGCATCTTCGACCTC
This genomic stretch from Nocardioides renjunii harbors:
- a CDS encoding endonuclease/exonuclease/phosphatase family protein, translating into MFGSSLFRLPRPSRPARRLGAVALTLATGLALAPAGGVSSASAVAVTDDALQTTPATAFRVGTFNVLGADHTAPGGNRKGWDPGVVRMDRVVSLIGEHELDVVGFQEFQPPQATRFQELTGTSWQTYPGLDATVGPSVNSIGWRTDVWQLLESRTLPIPYFSGAPSRMPAVLLQNIETGRRVWFFNTHNPADVRGPAQQWRDAGFAMEAALANELRATHPDAAFISLGDKNDRARYYCSVAMAADMWSASGGWTDGTSCSAPAGGAIDWILGTKNVYFNGYTRLWNDYVSQTSDHPLYYANAVVPASAPPAVDHVVVVAVPGLTSTVARSLAPDVAELGRLSANGASTLNARTVAENTGPDANLVSLLTGRRVFPKQGGHGVGSTKALPSTVHQSAGQYVSGIFDLAHNNSYRTTFVSSRSQTDLLRRSWNKQTGGKDPYGKDDGTAKIDRFKVKRDDAASVGWWRDNIGRKPSQLSVIELGGVAKTALAEGWNGPAYQKAVRKAFQKVAAIRRGIDKQPAMAGTTLLVVTGTGGAQRSKGSSTTWKQSYRVPMWVTGPGVAAGSSLYSLNPAFTEPGEAQVPYSGDQPIRVGDLANLVTRSLGLPPVPGATMDPEQRFSAFDPLAVPGS